Genomic DNA from Ruminococcus sp. OA3:
ACGGCTTGAGGACGGAAGAATCTGCGGAGGTGACAGCGGTTATGATCAGAGTGCGGAATAAAAAAGTTGTGGCTGAAGTGGCACGTACTACCTGCAGAGCAAACAGAAAACAGAATCTGCTCGCAGCGTTTGCCATTTTACTGACGACGTTTCTGATAGCTGTCGTACTGGCACTCGGCGTCAGCTACTGGAACACTGTCTCGCTCAGACAGGTGAGGATGAACGGGATGGACTATGATATTGAGCTGACGGAACCCAGAGAAGATCAGATCAAAAAAATCCGTTCGATGGACGAAGTCAGATATGCAGGAGTGGCTGTTAAATGTGCTGTACTGGAGCAGTATCTGGGCAGAATGCTGGACAAGACGAGATTATACTGGCTGGATGAGACCTGTTGGGAAAAGCAGACAATCCCGGCGCTGGAGCGTTATGAGGGCAGTTATCCCGAGAAGGAACATGAGATCATGCTCTCATGGAGTGTGTTAAAAGCGATGGGTATCGAGCATCCGAAAAAGGGCATGGTTCTGCCGCTTGATTACTTCACGCTGGAGGAAGGCTCCAATGAAGAAATTCTGGAACAGGATTTTATCCTGACCGGCTGGTTTGTCGATTATACCGGGAGAGACAGCGGATATATATCCAGAACTTTCTTTGAGCGGACGGGGGTGAAACAGACAGATTTTACCCAGGGGTGCCTGAAAATTTCGTTGAATCACGCATTGTATTCAGAGGATGATATTGTAAAGATGCAAAATAATATCGATCTGGGATATAATCAGATCATAGAGGCTGATTACGATATGATAGAAAGTTTTTGTAAAACTGCAATCGGGCTTGCGGGGATGCTGGCCATGATCTTTATAAGCGGCTATCTGTTCATTTATAATACCATGTACATTTCAATTTCAAAAAATATCCGGTATTACGGGCAGTTGAAGACGATCGGTATGACTTCAGTTCAATTGAAAGGCATCATTTACCGCCAGGCACTTGGGAATTTTCTGATCGGAGCGCCGCCGGGGCTTGCGGCAGCAGCGTTGCTTGGCAGGGCCGTGATTCCTGAGATCCTGCATCTGCTCAACGCGTCACTGGGCACAGGGGAGGTCGTGCAGGCACAGCCGTGGGTTTTTATAACAGCGGGGGCATTTGCATTTTTGACCAATATAGTGAGCAGCAGAAAACCGGCAAAGATGACCGGGGAATGCTCTCCGATTGAGGCCATCAGGTATACAGGAGGTTTGGGGAGCGGCAAAGCGCGGGAGAGAGAAGGCGGAGGCATTGTCTTTATGGCATTTCAGAATATGTTCCGGAATAAAAAGCAGGCGGTCGTAATCTTTCTCTCTCTGATCATAGCGGTATCCGTGTTTCTCATCGTGAATGTATATATCAGGGAGAATGACGCGAAGTTAATATTGGATACGATCTGCTCCCGGGATATTGAATTTAAAAATGAAACCACGCTGGAGGACGACAGGCAGCAGCTGATCACGGACGACAGGATTGCCCGGACAGAGGCGGTCCCGGGGGTGAAGCGTGTGCGCAGGGTATCATCAACCGCAGCTGTTGTTCCGTATCAGGAAGAGATATACGGGACATATCTAAGAGAATTGTATGAGTCGAGATACAGCCCGGGAAATTACGAGGAGGATATGGTATCGTATCAGAAAAATCCGGAAAATGGCCGTTTTATGCCGCGTTTTATCGGCATTGATGAGGCGGGATTTGAAGTACTGAATGAATCGCTGGGAAATGTGCTGGATAAAACGGAGTTTGAAAATGGAGAGACAGCTGTGTTGGTCAGTTATTTTACGGACGGGGACAGTGGTTTAACGGGAAAGACGGTCCGCTTCTCACTGCCAGAAGGGCGGGAGCCTGAAAAAGAATATTCTGTCCGGATCGCAGCGGTCGGCGATGGGACCATCAATCCGGCGTACTTTGCAGGAGGTTATATACCGGATATTATTGTCAGTGAAAAATATGCGAAAAAACTGCTGGGGGAGACATTTGCTGAGCTGATCGATATAGAGTATCAGAGAGCCTATTCAAAAGAAACAGAACAAAAAGTAAAAGAAGTTTTCGCCGGAGACAAAAAGATCTCCTGGGAGTCGAAACTGGAGCGGTATGACGACATGAAAAATTCTGAGATGCAGGTTAAAGTGCTGGGGAACAGCATCGGGATCATCATGGCGGTTCTGGCAGTGCTGAATTATCTGAATATGATGGCAGCCGGTATCCAGAACAGGATGCACGAGTTTGCTATTCTGGAAAGCATTGGCATGACTTCCGGACAGATCAGAAAAATGCTGACGCTCGAAGGAGCAGGTTATGCATTGATTTCAATTATGGCAGCAATCCTGACCGGCATTCCGTTCAGTTACGTAGTTTTTCAGAATATGAATATTTACCGTATCCCCTATACGATTCCATGGCGGGAGAATCTGTTTTTATTTACAGTGATCGCGTGTCTGTGTATGATCATGCCGGCATTGATATACCGTAAGACCCAAAAAGAGAGTATGATTGACAGGCTGCGCAGAAGTGAGGAGCAGTGATATGCAGAGCATTGACAGTCAAGCGGGAATATCCCGCGTCATGTTATTCTTTCCTGAAAGAAGGAGGTACAACAAATGTATGCATGGGAGCAAATCCAGAAAACACTGGACTATATCGATGAAAACCTTGGGGA
This window encodes:
- a CDS encoding ABC transporter permease; protein product: MIRVRNKKVVAEVARTTCRANRKQNLLAAFAILLTTFLIAVVLALGVSYWNTVSLRQVRMNGMDYDIELTEPREDQIKKIRSMDEVRYAGVAVKCAVLEQYLGRMLDKTRLYWLDETCWEKQTIPALERYEGSYPEKEHEIMLSWSVLKAMGIEHPKKGMVLPLDYFTLEEGSNEEILEQDFILTGWFVDYTGRDSGYISRTFFERTGVKQTDFTQGCLKISLNHALYSEDDIVKMQNNIDLGYNQIIEADYDMIESFCKTAIGLAGMLAMIFISGYLFIYNTMYISISKNIRYYGQLKTIGMTSVQLKGIIYRQALGNFLIGAPPGLAAAALLGRAVIPEILHLLNASLGTGEVVQAQPWVFITAGAFAFLTNIVSSRKPAKMTGECSPIEAIRYTGGLGSGKAREREGGGIVFMAFQNMFRNKKQAVVIFLSLIIAVSVFLIVNVYIRENDAKLILDTICSRDIEFKNETTLEDDRQQLITDDRIARTEAVPGVKRVRRVSSTAAVVPYQEEIYGTYLRELYESRYSPGNYEEDMVSYQKNPENGRFMPRFIGIDEAGFEVLNESLGNVLDKTEFENGETAVLVSYFTDGDSGLTGKTVRFSLPEGREPEKEYSVRIAAVGDGTINPAYFAGGYIPDIIVSEKYAKKLLGETFAELIDIEYQRAYSKETEQKVKEVFAGDKKISWESKLERYDDMKNSEMQVKVLGNSIGIIMAVLAVLNYLNMMAAGIQNRMHEFAILESIGMTSGQIRKMLTLEGAGYALISIMAAILTGIPFSYVVFQNMNIYRIPYTIPWRENLFLFTVIACLCMIMPALIYRKTQKESMIDRLRRSEEQ